The proteins below come from a single Parazoarcus communis genomic window:
- a CDS encoding SprT family zinc-dependent metalloprotease: MRHSRRRSFALQVDHRGARVAVPHGTSVAAAEDFVRMHGRWLLARLSAQQAQADVQRFVMADRAEFPLLGRAARLCILQSGRRVQWRLAADGADEIWLPASATTAQFVRALRTRAIDWFRGRVEEYCHRLGLPLPEVRLSSARTRWGSCSSRSGIRLHWRLIHLEPALIDYVVAHEVAHLLEMNHSPRFWSVVERLYPGWQDARRRLRVQGGRLPLIDARDLTPVIQED, from the coding sequence ATGCGACACTCACGCCGGCGATCCTTTGCGCTGCAGGTCGACCACCGCGGCGCCCGGGTTGCGGTGCCCCACGGTACCTCGGTGGCGGCAGCGGAAGATTTTGTCCGCATGCATGGCCGCTGGCTGCTCGCGCGCCTCAGTGCGCAGCAGGCGCAAGCCGACGTCCAGCGTTTCGTCATGGCCGATCGCGCCGAGTTTCCCCTGCTGGGAAGGGCCGCACGCCTGTGCATCCTGCAGTCGGGGCGGCGAGTGCAGTGGCGGCTTGCGGCTGATGGTGCGGACGAAATCTGGCTGCCCGCTTCCGCGACGACGGCGCAGTTCGTGCGCGCCCTGCGCACACGTGCAATTGACTGGTTTCGCGGTCGGGTCGAAGAGTATTGCCATCGCCTGGGGCTTCCGCTGCCCGAGGTCAGACTGTCGTCAGCGCGCACGCGCTGGGGCAGTTGCAGCTCAAGGAGCGGTATTCGCCTGCACTGGCGACTGATCCACCTTGAGCCCGCGCTGATCGACTACGTCGTTGCGCATGAAGTTGCGCATCTGCTGGAAATGAATCATTCACCGCGTTTCTGGTCGGTGGTGGAACGGCTTTATCCGGGCTGGCAGGATGCGCGTCGGCGTCTGCGCGTGCAGGGTGGCCGGCTGCCATTGATCGATGCGCGGGATCTCACCCCCGTCATACAAGAGGACTGA
- a CDS encoding competence/damage-inducible protein A — translation MKFGALIIGDEILSGRRSDKHLSRLIELLGARGLKLSWARYAGDEPAQLADTLRQTFATGDVVFSFGGIGATPDDHTRECAAAALGTSVALHPQAEAEIRARFGGEVTPERLQMGVIPVGSEIIPNPYNRIPGFSVSRHHFVPGFPIMAWPMVEWVLDHCYADLHHAEDYVERAVTVWDAYEGQLIGLMRELTESFPDTTLFSLPTIAGEGERRSLELGMKGTAARVDEAMARLKAGVLERGFEWADKA, via the coding sequence ATGAAATTCGGTGCGCTCATCATCGGCGACGAGATCCTCTCCGGTCGCCGCAGCGACAAGCATCTTTCCCGTCTCATCGAACTGCTGGGCGCGCGTGGGCTCAAGCTCTCTTGGGCCCGATACGCCGGCGACGAGCCCGCACAACTGGCGGATACCCTGCGCCAGACCTTTGCCACCGGCGATGTCGTATTCAGCTTCGGTGGCATTGGCGCGACCCCGGACGACCATACCCGTGAGTGTGCTGCCGCTGCCCTTGGTACCAGCGTCGCGCTTCACCCTCAGGCCGAGGCCGAGATTCGGGCCCGCTTTGGCGGCGAGGTGACGCCCGAGCGCTTGCAGATGGGCGTGATTCCGGTTGGCAGCGAGATCATTCCCAATCCCTACAACCGCATTCCGGGTTTCTCGGTGAGCAGGCATCATTTCGTGCCCGGCTTCCCGATCATGGCCTGGCCGATGGTGGAGTGGGTGCTCGATCATTGCTATGCCGATCTGCATCATGCAGAGGACTATGTCGAGCGTGCGGTGACCGTGTGGGACGCATATGAGGGGCAACTGATCGGGCTCATGCGCGAGCTGACGGAAAGCTTCCCGGATACGACCCTGTTCAGCCTGCCGACGATTGCCGGAGAAGGCGAGCGGCGCTCGCTCGAGCTCGGAATGAAAGGCACTGCCGCACGCGTTGATGAAGCCATGGCCAGACTCAAGGCAGGAGTGCTCGAACGGGGCTTTGAGTGGGCAGACAAGGCCTGA
- a CDS encoding EI24 domain-containing protein — protein MGDIFLALGRSLRSLTRTGIFWHLIWPGVLASVLWTVVAIFSWAFIIDGVMSWIGSLNWLSGWLASSELAAGILLVLVKIAVALAFVPLIYVTAAVLVAVVALPLMLERVAKRDYADLEQRRGGSNVGSGWNALVATLLFLGAILLSLPFWLIPGVGLIVPVLLTGWLNQRAFGYDALMFHADRDELVRLRKDQRMPMMVLGGGTALLAYVPLVNLIAPAFSGLSFVHFMLESLRRERLRNGVTILDPAPAPVPQPNRINK, from the coding sequence ATGGGCGATATCTTTCTTGCGCTCGGACGATCGCTGCGCAGCCTGACGCGGACCGGCATCTTCTGGCACCTGATCTGGCCGGGCGTGCTGGCTTCGGTCCTGTGGACGGTGGTCGCGATTTTCTCCTGGGCCTTCATCATCGACGGCGTGATGAGCTGGATCGGGAGCCTGAACTGGTTGAGCGGCTGGCTGGCGTCGTCCGAACTGGCGGCGGGCATCCTGCTCGTGCTGGTCAAGATCGCCGTCGCGCTCGCCTTTGTGCCGCTGATCTATGTCACTGCCGCGGTGCTTGTTGCAGTGGTGGCCTTGCCGCTCATGCTGGAGCGCGTAGCCAAGCGCGACTATGCCGATCTCGAACAGCGCAGGGGCGGCTCCAACGTGGGGAGCGGATGGAATGCCCTGGTTGCGACCCTGCTGTTTCTGGGCGCGATTTTGCTGTCCCTGCCGTTCTGGCTGATTCCAGGTGTCGGCCTGATCGTGCCGGTGTTGCTTACCGGCTGGCTCAACCAGCGCGCCTTCGGGTACGACGCGCTCATGTTTCATGCCGACCGCGACGAGCTTGTCCGTCTGCGCAAGGACCAGCGCATGCCGATGATGGTTTTGGGGGGCGGTACCGCGCTGCTGGCCTACGTGCCCTTGGTCAACCTGATTGCGCCGGCGTTTTCCGGCCTGTCTTTCGTGCACTTCATGCTCGAGTCCCTGCGCCGTGAGCGCCTGCGTAACGGTGTGACGATACTCGACCCTGCTCCTGCCCCCGTCCCTCAACCGAACCGGATCAACAAATGA
- the ffh gene encoding signal recognition particle protein translates to MLDNLTQRLSKVVKTLRGQARLTEDNIQEAMREVRMALLEADVALPVVKDFVNRVKEKAVGQEVIASLTPGQALVGVVHDELKILMGGAHQGLNLATQPPAVVLMAGLQGAGKTTTTGKLAKHLKETHGKKVLVVSADVYRPAAIEQLKTVAAQAGVDFFPSAAEQKPVDIALAALDYARKHHNDVLLVDTAGRLAIDEAMMAEIKALHAAVNPIETLFVVDAMLGQDAVNTARAFNEALPLTGVVLTKLDGDSRGGAALSVRHVTGKPLKFAGVGEKLSGLEPFHPDRMASRILGMGDILGLVEEARKGVDEDKARAFAQKLKTGKGFDLSDFKEQIGQMRKMGGLSSMLDKLPAQFAQAAGKLQGGTEEKAIGRIEGIINSMTPLERAKPELLKASRKRRIAAGAGVTVQEVNRLLNQFEQTQKVMKQFSKGGMTKMMRGMKGMLPGMPGMPR, encoded by the coding sequence ATGCTAGATAATCTTACTCAGCGCCTGTCCAAAGTCGTCAAGACCTTGCGTGGTCAGGCCCGCCTGACCGAGGACAACATTCAGGAAGCGATGCGCGAGGTGCGCATGGCGCTGCTCGAAGCCGACGTCGCCCTGCCGGTGGTCAAGGATTTCGTCAATCGCGTCAAGGAAAAGGCCGTCGGGCAGGAGGTGATCGCCTCGCTGACCCCGGGGCAGGCGCTCGTTGGCGTGGTGCATGACGAACTCAAGATCCTGATGGGCGGCGCCCATCAGGGGCTAAATCTTGCCACACAGCCCCCGGCTGTCGTACTGATGGCCGGTCTGCAGGGCGCCGGTAAAACCACCACCACCGGCAAGCTCGCCAAGCATCTCAAGGAGACGCACGGCAAGAAAGTGCTGGTGGTGTCGGCCGACGTCTATCGCCCGGCGGCAATTGAGCAGCTGAAAACCGTCGCGGCCCAGGCCGGGGTGGATTTCTTCCCGTCCGCTGCAGAGCAGAAACCGGTCGATATTGCGCTGGCTGCGCTGGATTACGCGCGCAAGCATCACAACGACGTGCTGCTGGTCGATACCGCCGGTCGTCTTGCGATCGACGAAGCCATGATGGCCGAGATCAAGGCCTTGCACGCGGCGGTAAACCCGATCGAAACCCTGTTCGTAGTCGATGCGATGCTTGGTCAGGACGCGGTCAATACCGCGCGTGCCTTCAACGAGGCCTTGCCCCTGACCGGTGTGGTGCTGACCAAGCTCGACGGTGATTCTCGTGGCGGCGCGGCGCTGTCGGTGCGCCATGTCACCGGCAAGCCGCTCAAGTTCGCCGGTGTGGGCGAGAAGCTTTCCGGTCTCGAGCCCTTCCATCCCGATCGTATGGCAAGCCGCATCCTGGGCATGGGCGACATCCTTGGTCTGGTCGAAGAGGCGCGCAAGGGGGTCGACGAGGACAAGGCCCGTGCCTTCGCGCAGAAGCTGAAAACCGGCAAGGGCTTCGATCTCAGCGACTTCAAGGAGCAGATCGGGCAGATGCGCAAGATGGGCGGGCTGTCGTCGATGCTCGACAAGCTGCCTGCACAGTTTGCCCAGGCTGCCGGCAAGCTGCAGGGCGGAACCGAGGAAAAGGCCATTGGCCGCATCGAGGGCATCATCAATTCCATGACGCCGCTGGAGCGCGCCAAGCCCGAACTGCTCAAGGCCAGCCGCAAGCGCAGGATCGCTGCCGGTGCCGGGGTGACCGTGCAGGAGGTCAACCGCCTGCTGAACCAGTTCGAGCAGACGCAAAAGGTGATGAAGCAATTCTCCAAAGGCGGAATGACAAAGATGATGCGTGGCATGAAAGGCATGCTGCCCGGCATGCCGGGGATGCCCCGCTAG
- a CDS encoding cytochrome C assembly family protein, with product MQPILLHLLPATLYAGLGAWFWRTCVLAAPSAQKRQCMSGHERLVLLLALLAHGAALHAALFPGTEMRFGFGVALSLMVWLAICFYWVETLYTRLDGLHAAVLPAGVLACLLPLVFPGEHVLTNATSPAFRAHFIIAMLAYSLFTLAALHAMLMAIAERQLHSARFSRMLSGLPPLLTMESLLFRLIGIAFVLLTLTLLSGIVFSESLFGKAFRLDHKTVFAIISWLLFGTLLFGRHAWGWRGKQALRWTLAGFVALMLAYVGSRFVIEVVLHRPA from the coding sequence ATGCAGCCAATTCTACTTCATCTCCTCCCTGCGACGCTCTATGCCGGCCTCGGTGCCTGGTTCTGGCGTACCTGCGTGCTGGCGGCGCCCTCCGCCCAGAAACGACAATGCATGTCGGGACACGAGCGTCTCGTCCTCCTGCTGGCCCTTCTCGCCCACGGCGCGGCACTCCACGCGGCGCTGTTCCCGGGCACCGAGATGCGCTTCGGTTTCGGCGTCGCGCTGTCGCTGATGGTATGGCTCGCGATCTGCTTCTACTGGGTCGAAACCTTGTACACACGGCTCGACGGCCTCCATGCAGCGGTTCTTCCTGCCGGTGTGCTGGCCTGCCTGCTGCCCCTGGTCTTTCCGGGCGAGCATGTACTGACCAACGCCACCTCACCTGCGTTTCGTGCCCACTTCATCATTGCGATGCTCGCCTACAGCCTGTTCACGCTGGCGGCACTGCACGCGATGCTGATGGCCATCGCCGAACGGCAACTGCACAGCGCGCGCTTCTCGCGCATGCTCTCGGGGCTGCCGCCGCTATTGACCATGGAATCTCTCCTCTTCCGACTGATCGGCATTGCCTTCGTGCTGCTGACCCTGACGCTGCTCTCCGGCATCGTGTTCTCGGAGAGTCTGTTCGGAAAGGCATTCCGCCTCGACCACAAGACTGTTTTCGCCATTATTTCGTGGTTGCTGTTCGGCACCCTGCTGTTCGGCAGGCACGCCTGGGGCTGGCGCGGCAAACAGGCCCTCAGATGGACACTTGCCGGTTTCGTGGCGCTCATGCTCGCCTATGTCGGCAGCCGCTTCGTCATCGAAGTGGTGCTCCATCGCCCCGCCTGA
- a CDS encoding HlyC/CorC family transporter: MFSMSETVMMAANRYRLRSLASQEHRGAILAVNLLNQTDRLLGVILLFNNLVNTAAATLVSVITMELFGDDRWALGAATLFVTFLILVFSEITPKVIGAHHADRLALIVSYPLSGLLRVFYSVIWFINLFSSGLLHLMRLQPRHDNGAAALSIEELRSMVLESGQYIPKTHRSILVNLFDLESITVEDVMTPRGAIDGIDLSMPIDELRERIATSYHTRLPVYDGDSEQVIGVLHLRRLLGEVLATELTVELIRELMTKPYFVPADTQLYSQIQFFQENRQRLALVVDEYGEMLGLITLEDIIEELIGKFTTSTPESGRHLKWGEDGSITVDGSTNLREINRELGLDLPIDGPKTLNGLLLEYLQDIPETGLSVRIAGTPIEVIQTQDRRVRTARLFRAA; encoded by the coding sequence ATGTTTTCCATGTCGGAAACCGTGATGATGGCGGCAAACCGATACCGGCTTCGCTCTCTGGCTTCACAGGAGCACCGCGGCGCCATCCTCGCCGTGAACCTCCTGAACCAGACAGACCGCCTTCTCGGCGTGATCCTGCTGTTCAACAACCTGGTAAACACCGCCGCGGCGACGCTGGTCAGCGTCATTACCATGGAGCTCTTCGGTGACGACCGCTGGGCACTGGGTGCCGCGACACTGTTCGTCACCTTCCTGATTCTGGTGTTTTCCGAGATCACGCCAAAAGTCATTGGTGCGCACCATGCCGACCGCCTCGCACTGATCGTCAGCTACCCGCTGAGTGGCCTGTTACGGGTGTTCTACTCGGTAATCTGGTTCATCAACCTGTTTTCGAGCGGACTGCTGCACCTGATGCGGCTGCAGCCACGACACGACAATGGCGCTGCAGCGCTGTCGATCGAGGAGTTGCGCTCGATGGTGCTCGAATCGGGCCAGTACATCCCCAAGACTCACCGCAGCATTCTGGTCAATCTGTTCGACCTGGAGAGCATTACCGTCGAAGACGTGATGACGCCCCGGGGTGCTATTGACGGCATCGACCTTTCGATGCCGATCGACGAATTGCGAGAACGCATCGCGACCAGCTATCACACCAGGCTCCCGGTCTATGATGGCGACAGCGAACAGGTGATCGGCGTTCTCCATCTGCGCCGCCTGCTGGGCGAAGTCCTGGCAACGGAGCTCACCGTGGAGTTGATCCGGGAGCTGATGACCAAGCCCTACTTCGTCCCTGCTGACACTCAACTCTACTCGCAGATTCAGTTTTTCCAGGAGAACCGGCAGCGGCTCGCCCTGGTGGTAGACGAATATGGCGAAATGCTGGGCCTCATTACGCTCGAAGACATCATCGAAGAGCTCATCGGCAAGTTCACGACCAGCACGCCCGAATCCGGCCGCCACCTGAAGTGGGGAGAGGATGGCAGCATCACGGTCGATGGCAGCACGAACCTCAGGGAAATCAACCGTGAGCTGGGCCTCGACCTGCCGATTGACGGTCCCAAAACCCTTAACGGCCTGCTCCTCGAATACCTTCAGGACATTCCCGAGACCGGGCTGTCCGTGCGCATTGCGGGTACGCCGATTGAAGTCATTCAGACTCAGGACCGGCGCGTTCGCACCGCCCGCCTGTTTCGCGCCGCCTAG
- the pilB gene encoding type IV-A pilus assembly ATPase PilB, producing the protein MAANPQTALSGLARALIQNGRLTEADALSCSPTANGSSNAFLLEVCQRGLMNPREIARFAADTFGYPLLDINSVERGSLPRDAIDRKLMNRHQVVALGKRQNRITLAVADPSNMRVLDEIRFQTGLQLDLIIVEVDKLGKLAEALSETAQQTLQEMTGEDFDMDLLQQDGPADQPADDSSEVDDAPVVKFIQKILIDAINEGASDVHFEPYEKYYRIRVRTDGVLREIAQPPLVLKEKIAARIKVISRLDISEKRVPQDGRMKLVLSKNKAIDFRVSSLPTLHGEKIVMRILDPSSAMLGVDALGYEPEQKKALLDAVERPYGMILVTGPTGSGKTVSLYTCLNLLNKAGVNISTAEDPAEINLPGINQVNVNEKAGLTFAASLRAFLRQDPDVIMVGEIRDLETAEISVKAAQTGHLVLSTLHTNDAPSTLERLKNMGVAPFNIASSVIMITAQRLARRLCTCKKPMDIPIEALLQAGFHEEDLDGSWQPYGPVGCERCKGSGYKGRVGIYQVMPVSEEIAHIIMTNGNSMDIAAQAEREGVKDLRKSGLLKVRQGVTSLEEVLASTNE; encoded by the coding sequence ATGGCAGCAAACCCACAGACCGCATTGAGCGGACTTGCCCGGGCACTTATACAGAATGGTCGCCTCACCGAAGCCGACGCGCTGAGCTGTTCACCCACTGCCAACGGTTCGTCCAACGCATTCCTGCTTGAGGTTTGCCAGCGCGGGCTGATGAATCCGCGCGAAATCGCCAGATTCGCAGCCGATACGTTTGGTTACCCGCTGCTCGATATCAATTCGGTCGAGCGCGGCTCACTGCCGCGCGACGCCATCGACCGCAAGCTGATGAACCGACACCAGGTCGTCGCGCTCGGCAAGCGACAGAACCGGATTACGCTTGCGGTCGCCGACCCGTCCAACATGCGGGTGCTGGACGAGATTCGCTTTCAGACAGGGCTGCAACTTGACCTGATCATTGTCGAGGTCGACAAACTCGGCAAACTCGCCGAGGCCCTCAGCGAAACGGCGCAACAAACGCTGCAGGAGATGACCGGCGAAGACTTCGACATGGACCTCCTGCAACAGGACGGTCCTGCCGATCAACCCGCAGACGACAGCTCGGAAGTCGATGACGCCCCTGTCGTCAAGTTCATCCAGAAGATCCTGATCGACGCGATCAACGAGGGCGCTTCCGACGTTCATTTCGAACCCTACGAGAAGTACTACCGCATCCGCGTGCGTACCGACGGCGTGCTGCGCGAAATCGCGCAACCACCCCTGGTACTGAAGGAAAAGATCGCCGCGCGGATCAAGGTCATTTCGCGCCTCGACATTTCAGAGAAGCGCGTGCCGCAGGATGGGCGGATGAAGCTGGTCCTCTCCAAGAACAAGGCCATCGATTTCCGGGTGTCCTCGCTACCGACCCTGCATGGCGAGAAGATCGTGATGCGTATTCTCGACCCGAGCTCGGCAATGCTCGGCGTCGATGCGCTCGGTTATGAACCCGAACAGAAGAAGGCACTTCTCGATGCCGTCGAACGCCCCTACGGCATGATCCTGGTCACTGGACCAACCGGCTCGGGTAAGACGGTATCGCTCTACACCTGCCTCAACCTGCTCAACAAGGCGGGCGTCAACATTTCCACCGCCGAAGATCCAGCGGAAATCAACCTGCCGGGCATCAATCAGGTCAACGTGAACGAAAAGGCGGGCCTGACGTTTGCTGCCTCGCTACGTGCCTTTCTGCGCCAGGATCCGGATGTCATCATGGTTGGCGAAATTCGCGACCTCGAAACTGCCGAGATCTCGGTCAAGGCCGCGCAGACAGGCCACCTGGTCCTGTCCACGCTGCATACCAATGACGCACCCTCCACGCTGGAGCGCCTGAAGAACATGGGCGTGGCGCCATTCAACATTGCGTCGTCGGTGATCATGATCACCGCACAGCGTCTCGCGCGCAGGCTGTGCACATGCAAGAAGCCGATGGACATTCCCATCGAAGCCCTCCTCCAGGCAGGATTTCACGAAGAAGACCTGGACGGTAGCTGGCAACCCTACGGCCCGGTCGGCTGCGAGCGGTGCAAGGGCAGTGGCTACAAGGGACGTGTAGGCATCTATCAAGTCATGCCGGTTTCAGAGGAAATTGCGCATATCATCATGACCAACGGCAACTCGATGGATATTGCAGCCCAGGCAGAGCGCGAGGGCGTTAAGGATCTGCGCAAATCCGGTTTGCTCAAGGTTCGCCAAGGCGTGACCTCGCTAGAGGAAGTGCTGGCAAGCACAAACGAATAA
- a CDS encoding type II secretion system F family protein translates to MATASRTAKRRVNVGPKEELYNWEGKDKTGKIIRGEMRATGDAIVQATLRRQGVMVTKVKKQKMSRGHKITEKDIALFTRQLATMMKSGVPLLQAFEIGIKGSGNPSLARMLNEVRTDVETGSSLSQAFSRHPVHFDKLFCNLVAAGEQAGILDNLLDRIATYKEKILAIKSKIKSALFYPLAVIVVAALVVAVIMLFVVPEFKNVFASFGAELPGPTLIVIAMSDFFVDFWYLVFGIIAGTIMSIAFLYRRSSAMQIAVDRMVLKLPVVGDIILKATVARWSRTLSTMFAAGVPLVEALESVGGAAGNYVYLTATKAIQNEVSTGTSLTVAMQNSNVFPTMVVQMVSIGEESGQLDSMLSKVADFFEQEVDDAVAGLSTLLEPIIMVFLGVVIGGLVVAMYLPIFKLGAVV, encoded by the coding sequence ATGGCGACTGCATCCCGAACTGCCAAACGCCGCGTGAACGTCGGACCGAAGGAAGAGTTGTACAACTGGGAAGGCAAGGACAAGACCGGGAAAATCATCCGCGGCGAGATGCGCGCCACTGGCGACGCCATCGTTCAGGCAACCTTGCGCCGCCAGGGGGTGATGGTCACCAAGGTCAAGAAGCAGAAGATGTCCCGTGGTCACAAGATCACGGAAAAGGATATCGCCCTGTTTACTCGTCAGTTAGCCACGATGATGAAGTCGGGCGTGCCGCTGCTGCAGGCTTTCGAGATTGGCATCAAGGGTTCGGGAAATCCCAGTCTGGCGCGAATGCTGAACGAGGTCCGCACGGACGTCGAGACGGGCTCAAGCCTGTCACAAGCCTTCAGCAGACATCCGGTTCACTTTGACAAGCTCTTCTGTAACCTCGTTGCCGCAGGCGAACAGGCCGGGATTCTGGATAACCTGCTCGACCGAATTGCGACGTACAAGGAAAAAATTCTTGCCATCAAGAGCAAGATCAAGTCTGCGCTTTTCTACCCTCTAGCAGTCATCGTCGTTGCAGCACTCGTCGTCGCCGTGATCATGCTGTTCGTCGTACCGGAGTTCAAGAACGTATTTGCCAGCTTTGGGGCCGAGCTGCCCGGCCCGACCCTGATTGTCATCGCAATGTCCGACTTCTTTGTCGATTTCTGGTACTTGGTATTCGGCATCATTGCCGGCACGATCATGAGCATCGCCTTCCTTTACCGGCGCTCTTCTGCAATGCAGATCGCGGTAGACAGGATGGTGCTCAAACTTCCAGTTGTGGGCGACATCATATTGAAAGCCACGGTGGCACGCTGGTCGAGAACCCTGTCGACCATGTTCGCTGCCGGCGTCCCGCTGGTTGAAGCACTGGAGTCTGTGGGCGGCGCAGCGGGAAACTACGTGTACCTGACGGCCACTAAGGCGATCCAGAACGAAGTGAGCACAGGCACCAGTCTCACCGTGGCCATGCAGAACAGCAACGTATTTCCAACCATGGTGGTGCAGATGGTGTCGATCGGCGAGGAATCCGGCCAGCTCGACAGCATGCTGTCGAAGGTTGCAGACTTTTTCGAGCAGGAGGTGGACGACGCTGTTGCCGGCCTGTCTACGCTGCTGGAGCCGATCATTATGGTCTTCCTGGGCGTCGTGATCGGTGGCCTGGTGGTTGCCATGTACCTGCCGATCTTCAAACTCGGCGCCGTTGTCTGA
- a CDS encoding prepilin peptidase — translation MSEFLSDPLAFTPLVTLLGLFVGSFLNVVIHRLPRMMERDWQVQAAEMRGEPAPESERFNLAAPRSRCPHCGHLISALENIPVVSYLFLRGRCGHCSAPISRRYPMVEVLTAVLSGYAAWHFGFGLAAAGALIFLWAMIALAFIDLDTQLLPDDITLPLLWLGLAFNLAGVYTDLPSAVVGAMAGYLTLWSIFWMFKLATGKEGMGYGDFKLLGAIGAWLGWQTLPLTILLSSVVGAVIGISLIAFARHGRNVPIPFGPYLATAGIIALFWGEAITQRYMGVL, via the coding sequence ATGTCAGAGTTCCTGAGCGACCCGCTCGCCTTCACCCCACTCGTCACGCTGCTCGGTCTCTTTGTCGGCAGTTTCCTCAATGTCGTGATCCATCGCCTGCCGCGGATGATGGAGCGCGACTGGCAGGTGCAGGCGGCGGAAATGCGCGGCGAACCTGCCCCCGAATCCGAGCGCTTCAACCTCGCTGCCCCTCGATCACGCTGCCCCCATTGCGGACACCTGATCTCGGCGCTTGAGAACATCCCGGTGGTCAGCTATCTGTTCCTGCGTGGCCGTTGCGGGCACTGCTCCGCGCCGATCAGTCGCCGCTATCCCATGGTAGAGGTGCTCACGGCCGTGCTCTCCGGCTACGCAGCCTGGCACTTCGGTTTCGGCCTGGCCGCAGCCGGCGCGTTGATCTTCCTCTGGGCCATGATTGCCCTTGCCTTCATCGACCTTGACACTCAGCTGCTCCCGGACGACATCACGCTTCCGCTGCTCTGGCTTGGCCTCGCGTTCAATCTCGCAGGCGTCTACACGGACCTGCCAAGCGCGGTGGTTGGTGCAATGGCAGGTTACCTGACGCTGTGGTCGATCTTCTGGATGTTCAAGCTTGCAACCGGCAAAGAGGGCATGGGCTACGGTGACTTCAAACTCCTTGGCGCCATTGGTGCATGGCTTGGCTGGCAAACGCTGCCGCTGACCATTCTTCTATCCTCGGTCGTCGGCGCCGTGATCGGCATCAGCCTGATCGCATTCGCCCGCCACGGCCGCAACGTCCCGATACCGTTCGGTCCCTACCTGGCGACGGCCGGCATCATCGCGCTGTTCTGGGGTGAAGCGATCACGCAGCGTTACATGGGCGTGCTCTGA
- a CDS encoding FmdB family zinc ribbon protein has protein sequence MPIYEYRCESCGFQKEHLQKMSDPVLDTCPNCGKGSYVKQLSAAGFQLKGSGWYATDFKGGGKTSSAAGAGATAASDSGSAPACAGSCACHPS, from the coding sequence ATGCCCATCTACGAATACCGTTGTGAAAGCTGTGGATTCCAGAAGGAACATCTGCAGAAAATGAGTGATCCGGTGCTCGACACCTGTCCCAACTGCGGGAAAGGAAGCTACGTCAAGCAATTGTCTGCTGCCGGATTCCAGCTCAAAGGCAGTGGCTGGTATGCAACCGACTTCAAGGGCGGCGGCAAGACCTCGTCTGCTGCAGGCGCAGGCGCAACGGCGGCGTCGGACTCAGGCAGTGCGCCGGCATGTGCAGGCAGCTGCGCCTGCCACCCGTCCTGA
- a CDS encoding DUF502 domain-containing protein: MKKYFITGLLIWIPLTITFMVLAWIINTLDQILLWLPSGSQPRDVLGFNIPGIGVLASLLIVFFTGLVAANVLGQKVVQLWEGILARIPVVKSIYYSVKQVSDTLFSSSGQAFRKALLVQYPRQGSWTIAFLTGKPGGDAAKHLEGDFVSVYVPTTPNPTSGFFLMMPKEDVIELEMSVDEALKYIISMGVVSPPTRKPPQRPALLNE; this comes from the coding sequence GTGAAAAAATACTTCATCACCGGCCTGTTGATCTGGATTCCACTGACCATCACCTTCATGGTGCTGGCCTGGATCATCAACACCCTGGATCAAATCCTGTTGTGGTTGCCGAGTGGCTCCCAACCGAGAGACGTACTTGGGTTCAACATCCCCGGTATTGGCGTGCTGGCCAGCCTGCTCATCGTGTTTTTCACGGGCCTGGTTGCCGCAAACGTGCTGGGACAGAAAGTCGTGCAGCTATGGGAAGGCATCCTTGCACGCATCCCGGTGGTGAAGTCGATCTACTACAGCGTGAAGCAGGTCTCAGACACGCTGTTCTCCAGCAGCGGTCAGGCCTTCCGCAAGGCGCTGCTGGTGCAGTACCCGCGACAGGGCTCGTGGACGATTGCATTCCTGACTGGCAAGCCGGGCGGCGATGCGGCCAAGCACCTCGAGGGCGACTTCGTCAGCGTCTACGTGCCGACTACGCCCAACCCGACGTCGGGCTTTTTCCTGATGATGCCCAAAGAGGACGTCATCGAACTCGAAATGAGCGTGGACGAGGCATTGAAATACATCATTTCAATGGGGGTGGTATCGCCTCCGACGCGCAAGCCGCCTCAACGCCCCGCGCTGCTCAACGAATGA